One segment of Aquimarina sp. BL5 DNA contains the following:
- a CDS encoding YafY family protein, translated as MKRLHRLTAILVKLQSKKVVQASDLADKFDVSVRTIYRDMLALSDAGVPIGAEAGTGYFLVDGYSLPPIMFSEKEANALITASKIIETNNDESLISDFNEAIEKVKAILNATQKEKLELLEKRIVSPPYEKSPSSTYLSVIQKAITDLRVLKIQYTAASKEYTERTIEPLGVYFTHTIWVVIAYCRLRKDYREFRTDRIINLIETSDLFPTKLFTLEDYFKKYREN; from the coding sequence ATGAAAAGATTACATCGGTTAACGGCGATCTTGGTAAAATTACAATCTAAAAAAGTCGTTCAAGCTTCGGATTTGGCTGATAAATTTGATGTTAGCGTACGAACTATCTATCGTGATATGTTAGCATTATCTGATGCTGGGGTTCCGATAGGAGCAGAAGCTGGTACTGGTTATTTTTTGGTTGATGGATATTCACTGCCTCCAATTATGTTTAGCGAAAAAGAAGCCAATGCTCTTATTACGGCTTCTAAAATAATAGAGACTAATAACGACGAGTCACTAATTTCTGACTTTAATGAAGCTATAGAAAAGGTGAAAGCAATTCTAAATGCAACTCAAAAAGAAAAATTAGAACTTTTAGAAAAACGAATCGTTAGTCCTCCTTATGAAAAATCGCCTTCTAGTACTTATTTATCTGTAATTCAAAAAGCAATTACTGATTTAAGAGTTCTTAAAATTCAATATACAGCAGCTTCTAAAGAATATACTGAACGAACAATAGAACCACTTGGAGTATATTTTACTCATACGATTTGGGTAGTGATTGCTTATTGTAGATTGCGTAAGGATTATCGCGAATTTAGAACTGATAGAATCATTAACCTTATCGAAACATCAGACTTATTTCCTACTAAACTATTTACCCTAGAAGATTATTTTAAGAAATATCGGGAAAATTAG
- a CDS encoding DNA alkylation repair protein: protein MLLDLKPTTQYQDKMIPDHILNRKGARSFKDLNPEVVDYLNNGLIQTANLMEWLAVDQLKLLKKVLDELNKSDWYDNFYEAVSNQKKPSANSNTKVIGMTFAQLTYDTDIIDYLANHTSDVPRCWAAQYYAAIDMSITERLHTIKPYAADSHFGVREVAIFSAKEYIIQDLDQAIMILSNWTKDTNENIRRYAVEATRPIGVWTKKIDILKEFPERAIDILEPLKSDTSKYVKDAVGNWLNDASKTRPDWVIKVCEKWKTNSTTKDTAYIIKKALRTINK, encoded by the coding sequence ATGTTATTAGACTTAAAACCAACTACACAATATCAAGATAAAATGATTCCAGATCATATTTTAAACCGAAAAGGAGCAAGGAGTTTTAAAGATCTTAATCCAGAGGTTGTCGATTATTTAAATAATGGTCTTATCCAAACAGCCAATTTAATGGAGTGGCTAGCAGTAGATCAATTAAAATTGTTAAAAAAAGTATTAGATGAATTGAATAAATCAGATTGGTATGATAATTTTTATGAGGCTGTTTCTAATCAAAAAAAGCCTAGTGCCAATAGTAACACAAAAGTAATAGGAATGACTTTTGCTCAACTTACTTATGATACTGATATTATTGATTATTTAGCGAATCACACATCTGATGTCCCCAGGTGCTGGGCTGCTCAATATTACGCAGCTATAGATATGTCTATCACAGAAAGACTGCATACCATCAAACCGTATGCAGCTGATTCTCATTTCGGGGTTAGAGAAGTTGCTATTTTTTCTGCTAAGGAATATATCATTCAGGATCTGGATCAAGCTATTATGATATTATCTAACTGGACAAAAGATACTAATGAAAATATTAGACGATATGCAGTAGAAGCGACAAGGCCTATCGGTGTTTGGACTAAAAAGATAGATATACTAAAAGAATTTCCAGAAAGGGCGATAGACATTCTAGAACCCTTAAAATCAGATACCTCTAAATATGTGAAAGATGCTGTTGGTAATTGGTTAAATGATGCCAGTAAAACCAGACCCGACTGGGTTATAAAAGTTTGCGAAAAGTGGAAAACAAATTCTACGACTAAAGATACAGCTTATATCATTAAGAAGGCATTGCGTACAATCAACAAGTAG
- a CDS encoding cation:proton antiporter, with the protein MEIFSSYNLIIGTSLTIILSFIFNGIAKKTNIPSVLMLIILGIVYQYGIKTFGAESPDFMDELKVLGTVGLILIVLEAALELKLKREKLVPIFKSLVISLLGLVASAYAAAIILKALVDGMTMQSALLYATPLSILSSAIIIPSVAGLSEDKKEFHVYESTFSDILGITMFYFLAGKLNPAEDTGVAGFGFNLILTIIISLIVSYGIILIFQKIKSQVKLFLLIAVLLLLYGLGGKIHLSSLIIILIFGLVIANMKLFFQWKLENLLDYEKAKAIYHELHVITAETAFVVRTLFFVIFGITITLSSLLNLKVALISILIIISIYLIRYVLLRIFVGKDISPQLFIAPRGLITILLFYAIPAEAMVPGFEPGILLFVIIGTSLIMTGGMIRDKRMKGAVLTPEEVEAAADAEVEFIMNTTTDLSEIEATDNDDIDEETISN; encoded by the coding sequence ATGGAAATATTTTCTTCTTATAATCTAATTATAGGTACTTCGCTTACAATCATTCTTTCTTTTATTTTTAATGGTATCGCTAAAAAAACGAATATTCCTTCAGTATTAATGCTTATTATTCTTGGGATTGTTTATCAATATGGTATTAAGACATTTGGTGCAGAATCTCCTGATTTCATGGATGAGCTTAAGGTATTAGGTACCGTTGGTTTAATATTGATTGTTTTAGAAGCCGCTTTAGAATTAAAACTAAAACGTGAAAAATTGGTCCCTATTTTCAAATCGCTAGTTATTTCGTTATTAGGATTGGTAGCTTCTGCTTATGCAGCAGCCATTATTTTAAAAGCTTTAGTTGACGGAATGACAATGCAATCTGCATTACTATATGCTACACCATTATCCATTTTATCGAGTGCTATTATTATTCCTAGTGTTGCGGGATTATCAGAGGACAAGAAGGAATTTCATGTATACGAAAGTACGTTCTCGGATATTTTGGGCATCACAATGTTTTATTTTCTTGCAGGAAAGTTAAATCCCGCTGAAGATACAGGAGTAGCTGGTTTTGGGTTTAATCTAATTCTTACTATTATTATTTCGTTAATAGTCAGCTATGGAATTATCCTAATTTTTCAAAAAATCAAGAGTCAGGTAAAACTTTTCCTGTTGATTGCAGTTTTATTATTATTGTATGGTTTAGGTGGAAAAATACATTTATCATCATTAATTATTATACTGATTTTTGGTTTGGTAATAGCAAATATGAAACTGTTTTTTCAGTGGAAATTGGAAAATCTGCTTGATTATGAAAAGGCAAAGGCTATTTACCATGAGTTGCATGTAATCACTGCAGAAACTGCTTTTGTGGTAAGAACTCTTTTCTTTGTAATCTTTGGAATTACCATAACACTATCTTCATTACTAAACTTAAAAGTAGCCTTGATAAGTATTTTGATTATTATATCTATTTATTTGATACGATATGTACTATTACGAATATTTGTTGGTAAAGACATATCACCGCAATTATTCATTGCACCAAGAGGTTTAATAACTATTTTGTTATTTTATGCTATTCCTGCAGAAGCAATGGTCCCTGGTTTTGAACCTGGAATTTTATTATTTGTAATTATCGGAACCAGCTTAATTATGACAGGTGGAATGATACGTGATAAAAGAATGAAAGGAGCAGTACTTACTCCAGAAGAAGTCGAAGCAGCTGCTGATGCTGAAGTGGAATTTATAATGAATACCACTACAGATCTCAGTGAAATAGAAGCGACTGATAATGATGATATTGATGAAGAAACCATAAGTAATTAG